The Polyangium mundeleinium genome contains the following window.
ACCGCGACGGAGACCGCCACGCCGAGCAGGAGCACGGTCAGCGCCGCGACCGCGTTCACGAGCGGCACGTAGCCCGGCGGCGGGCTCGGCGCGGAGACGAACGCGAGCACCGCGATCCCGTCGAGCGGCGGATCCAGCGGGCGCGCGGCGAACCGCACGCGGCCGAGCGCCGTGCGTGTCTCACCGCTGCCGGCCGCGAGCAGCCGCTGCACCTCGGCCTTGTTCGGCGGACCGAAGCTCTCGTCGACGAGGATCTGCCCGCCTTGCTCGACGAGCAGGAGCTCCGTGCCGCTGCGCCTCGCCGCGCGCCCTACGATCTCGGGCCGCTCCTCCACCGCTGCGACGCGCATCCGCGCGGCGAGCGTTCTGGCGATCGCGGCGGCACGGAGGGACGATGCGTCGTCGCTGATCCGACGGAGTTGCGCGATGCCGAGCAGCGCGATGGCGAACGCCGTCGCGATGCCGATCACCAGCACCAGCACCGGCGCCACCGGCAAGAGCGGGAGGCTGCCGCGGAACAGTCGAAACGGGATGCGCCGCACGTTCGTCTCGCCCGCGAACGAGCATCATCCGCCCGCGCACGGCCTTCAAGGGGAAGGCTCAGGTCGGACGCGGATCGGTCCCGAGAAGCGCGAAGACCGCGTGATCGAGCCAGCGGTTCTCACACCACTCCGCCTGCCGTGCGATGCCCTCGAAGCGGAAGCCGAGCCGCCCGATCACCCGCAACGAGGCGTGGTTGTCCGTCGCGGCCGCGACCCGCACGCGATGCGCGCCCATGTACCGGAACGCGAACTCCACCGCCGCGCGCGCCGCCTCCGTCATCAGCCCGCGCCGCATGCTCTCCTTGCGCAGCCAGTACCCGAGCTCGCATGAGCGATGCATGTGCACGCACGACTCGAGCCCCACCACACCCGCGAACGTGCGCCCCGCGCGCTCCCGGATCGCGAAGCGCACCGCGCGCCCTTGATCCCAGTCGGCCACGCACGCCTCCGTGAAGCGCACGCTCGACGCGGGCTCCGTGTAGTACTGCACCCACGGCAGCCACTTCGAGAGCAGCGGCCGCGACCCGTTCACCGCGAGCCACACCTCGGGCGAGTCCGCGGGATCGACGGGCGCGAGCAGGAGACGTGGCGTCTCGATGGGCTGGGCACGAAGATCGGCGCGCGGCGGGATGACCAGCATGCGCGTCACTTGCAGACGAAGCGCGCCGCGTAGGGTTCGAGTTGCCCCGCCTCGAAGTCGAGCCACGCGATGAACCACTCGCCGGGCGCCTTGCCCGTGATGATCGCGGGGCTCGGCTGCGCGCCGCTCACGCGGGCGATCTTCGTGGAAGGACCGACTCCATCGCGGCTGATCGGCGCGGTCATCACGCCGCCCTTCTCGAACCACACGATGCGCGCGTTGCCCGACGCGTCGACGCCGACCGCCGGGTGACCGCCCAGCTTGCTGAAGCGTTTGTCCCGCCAGAGCGGCTGCGCGTTTGCTGCGTCGAGGTACGCCGCCGACACGCCCGAGTTGCTCTCGCCGTCCCACACGAGGAAGCACGCGTCCTTGCTGCACGCGATCCCCGTCATGTCGGCCTTCGACTTGTCGGTGTTCACGACGATCGTGTCACCGATCCAGCGATCGTTGCGGTCGCCCTTCTTGCGCGCCTCGACGCCCTTGCCCACGTCGGCGAGCGGCAGGCGCATGTGGTACGCGATCTGGTTCGGCGTGCGCTCCAGCCGGAACGAGACATGCGCGGCGTCGCCCGCGATGCCGACCATCGGCGAACGCACGCGTGGCTTCTGCGGACCGGTGGGCACGAAGTCCGTCGCGCGCACCGGCTCGCCTTGGGGTTCGAGCTTCGGCGAGAGCTTCCGCAGGAAGAGCTCGTCGTTGCCCGTATCGGTCTCGGCCGTCCAGGCCACGACGAACGTGCCGTCCGCCGCGCGCTGCATCGACGTGCCCGAGCTCGGCCCGCGCAGCGGCGCGATGTTCACCATCGGCCCGCCGATCCGGCCGTCCGGATCGAGCAAACGCGCGTGCACGCCCGCCTCGGCCCCGTGCCCGTCCGCGTAGAGCAGCACGAGCTGATCGTCGAACGCCGTCACCACGGGCCGCGTCACCGCGCCGCCCTCCGGCGTCACGTCGATCGGATCCGAGAGCGGCCGCAGCGCCTCGTCGAGCGCGACGGCGAAGGCGTGCTCCGGACCCTCGTGCGTGTCGGTCCAGACCATGATCGGCCCGCGCGGCCCAAGCGCGATCCACGGCCGCCCGGCCGCGACACGACGCGGCTGCGCCGAACCGAGATCGTACGAGCGCGGCCGCGCGAGCCCCATGAGCGTGCAGGGCGACTTCGCCGCGTCGCCCGAGATCGCCACCTGCACGTGCTCGAGCATCGTGCGCGGCACGCCGTGGCCGCCCTTGTCGAACGCGTCCTTGAGGAGCTTCAGCGCGCCCTTGTGATCACCCTTCGCGAGCGTCGCTTGTGCATCCGCGACGAGCGGCCTCCACGGGAGCGAGGACGAGGACGGCGAGGCCTCCGATGACGACACCGGGCGCACGCTCGACGACGCCGATGCCTGCGGCGCCACGACGCTGGCGCTCCCGCTCGGCGTCGACGACGACACGGTCCCGACCTCGCCGCCCTTCGACGCCGGCCCGAACTTCGACCAGGCCGCGTACCCACCACCCACGAGCGCGACCAGCACGAGGACCGTCACGATCCCGAGCGCGGCCGTCTTCGGGCGCGGAGGCGCCTGCGACAAACCCGGGCCGAGCGGCTCCAGCGTGCCCGGCGGCGCCTCGAACGTCGACTTCGTGTGCCGCGGCGATCCGCCCTCCGACGTCGGACCCCCACGCACGGACGGAGGCGGCATCGATCCAAACGGGTTCGGCATCGTCGACGACGGCGGTGCCATCGACACCATCGGCAGATCGCTCCCCGTCGCGGTCAGGCCCGCCTTCGAGGGCGGCGGCGCGGGGACGGTCCTGCCGAGCGAGTTCAACTGATCGGTGGGGAAGAGACCCGAGAACTCGGGACGCGCCGTCTCGAACGCGGCCGAGAGCTCCTCGGCGAACTCGCGCGCCGTCTGGAAGCGATGATCGATCTTCCGGTCGAGCGCCTTGTCGAACCACGCCTTGAACGTCGGCGGCAGATCGGGCCGGTAGACGAGCGGATCGGGCGGCTGCGCGCTTGCGATCTGCGCGAACGTCATCGCCACGCCTTGCTCCGTCTGCCACACGGTCCGCCCCGTGAAGCACTCGTAGACGATGCACGCGAGCGCCCAGAGATCGGCGCGGTGATCCACGGCGCCCTGCCCGCGGACCTGCTCGGGGCTCATGTACGCGGGTGTCCCGAACACCGCGCCTTCGCGCGTCAGCCGTGCTTGTTGCGGCCCGCCTGATCCGTCGAGCGGCGTGTAGAACTTCGCGAGCCCGAAATCGAGGATCTTCGCGAGGAGCTGCCCGTCCTCGTCCTTGCCGAGGAAGATGTTCTCGGGCTTGAGATCGCGGTGGACGATGTTCGCGGCGTGCGCCTTCGTCAGGCCACGACAGACCTGCGTGATGATCGCCAGCGTCGTTGGGACGTCAAAGTACCGCACCTTCGTCATCCGCTCGTAGAGCGACTCGCCTTCGAGCAGCTCGAGCACGAGGAAGGGCGGACCATCTTCGAGACGGCCCGAGTCGTAGACGTCGCAGATGTACGGACTGCGGATCGCGGCGGCGGCGCGCGCTTCTCGGAAGAAACGCTCGACGACCACCATGGACGTCGTCAGCTCCTGCGCGAGGACCTTGATCGCGATCCGCTTGCCGATGTCGATGTTCTCGGCCTCGTAGACGGCCGCCATCCCACCACGGCCAATCTCGCGGGTGATCTTGTACTTCCCCGACAGGATGGTACCTACCGGGAGCTTCGTCGAGGTCGGTGAGGCCATCAGGTCATCGGCGACGAACGGAAAAGGGCGAACTCGCCCGCGAGGGTAGGCGAGGTGGAACCCGCCGACAACTCTACGACGTAGGCGGATGCCGATTGCCCCCGGAACACGCGGAAGAGCGGGCCTCGGGTGAACGCCTCCCCGTGGTCTCTTCCACGCCGAAGCGGGATCTTGGCGACGAAGGTCACCAAATTTCCGTCCGCCATGCGGGGGGCTCGGAATTTCTCGCCTCGCGCGTGACCTGAAACATTCCCGAAACCGAGGGAGCCGTAGACCACGACCGGCCCCCCGAGCGAGAGGTCCGAGAGATGAAGAAGGTCGAGGCGATCATCAAGCCGTTCAAGCTCGACGAGGTCAAGGATGCCCTCGCAGAGGTCGGCATCCAGGGCATGACCGTGACCGAGGTGAAGGGCTTCGGTCGCACCGGCGGCAAGAAAGAGGTCTATCGCGGCTCGGCGTACGTCGTCGACTTCGTCCCCAAGGTGAAGCTCGACATCGTCGTCCCGGACCACATGGTCCAGAGCGTCATCGACGCCATCGAGAAGAGCGCGAAGACCGGTCGCATCGGCGATGGAAAAATCTTCGTCGTCCCGGTCGACGAAGCCGTCCGCATCCGCACCGGGGAGCGCGGCGAGGACGCGATCTGACGGAGAAGAAAGTATGAAGCCGAAAGACGTCATTCAATTCGCGAAAGATCACGACTGCAAGTTCGTCGACCTCAAGTTCATCGACCTGCCGGGCATCTGGCAGCACACGACGATCCCGGCGAGCCGGCTGACCGAGGACATGTTCGAGGAGGGCATCGGCTTCGACGGCTCCTCGGTGCGCGGCTGGCAGCCCATCAACGCGTCGGACATGTCGATGACGCCCGATCCGTCGACGGCGAAGATCGACCCGTTCCACGCGCAGAAGACGCTCTCGCTCATCTGCAAGATCTCCGACCCCGTCACCGGCCAGCCCTACGGCCGCGACCCGCGGTACATCGCGCAGAAGGCGGAGAACCACGTCCGCGCGACGGGCATCGCCGACACCACGTTCTTCGGCCCCGAGGCGGAGTTCTTCGTCTTCGACTCGGTCCGTTACGACAACTCCCCGCGCGGCGCCTTCTACGAGATCGACTCCGACGAGGCCGTGTGGAACACGGGCAAGGCGGGCCCGAACCTCGGGCACAAGATCCGCCACAAGGAAGGCTATTTCCCGGTCTCGCCCACGGACTCGCTCGGCGACGTGCGCGGCGACATGATGACCACGCTCATCGAGAGCGGCGTCTCCGTCGAGGTCGGCCACCACGAGGTCGCGAGCGCGGGCCAGTGCGAGATCGGCGTGCGCTTCGACAAGCTCACGACGATGGCCGACACGCTCATGTGGTTCAAATACGTCGTGAAGAACGTGGCCAAGCGCCACAACAAGACCGCGACGTTCATGCCGAAGCCGCTCTTCGGCGACAACGGCAGCGGCATGCACTGCCATCAGTCGCTCTGGAAGGACGGCAAGCCGCTCTTCGCGGGCGACGGCTACGCGGGCCTCTCGGACATCGGCCTCTGGTACATCGGCGGCATCCTCAAGCACGCGAAGGCGCTCGCGGCCCTCACGAACCCGACGACGAACAGCTACCGCCGTCTCGTCCCGGGCTACGAGGCGCCTGTCAACCTCGCGTACTCCAGCCGCAACCGCTCGGCCGCGATCCGCATCCCGGTCGCCGCCGGCAACTCGCCGAAGGGCCGCCGCATCGAGGTCCGCTTCCCGGACGCCTCGTGCAACCCCTATCTCGCCTTCGCCGCGATGATGATGGCGGGCCTCGACGGCATCCAGAACCGGATCGACCCGGGCGATCCGCTCGACAAGGACATCTACGCGCTCTCGCCCGAGGAGCTCAAAGAGGTGCCGAAGTGCCCTGGCTCGCTCGACGAGGCGCTCACGGCCCTCGAGCGCGACCACGAGTTCCTCCTCCGGGGCGACGTCTTCACGCGGGACATCATCCACACGTGGATCGAGTACAAGCGCGAGCGCGAGCTCGACGCCGTGCGCCTCCGCCCCGTCCCCTACGAATTCTTCCTCTACTACGACACCTGATCCGCAGGCCGGGCTCGGCACGCTCGCGTCGCGTCTCTCAGCTACGCCGGCGGGCCGAGCTTTGATATCCTCCCCAGCCGGTTGAACCCTGGCGATCTCATTCAATCTCGGTACCGCCTCGTCCGGATGCTCGGCTCCGGCGCGAGCGGTACGGTTTGGGCTGCAAAGAACGAGCTCATCGACCGCGAGGTCGCGCTCAAAATCCTGCACCCCGACGTCGCGGCCGACGCCGTGTCGCTGCAGCGCTTCTTCAACGAGGCGAAGGCGAGCGGCCGCGTGCGCAGCCCCAGCATCGTCGAGATCCTCGACCTCGGGCAGGCCGAGGACGGCTCGCCCTTCCTCGTCTTCGAGCTCCTCCACGGCGAGGGCCTCGACGCGTGGATCGCGCGCGAGCGCATGCTCGACCCGGCGATGCTCGCCGAGCTCTTCGTCGGCGTGGTGCGCGCGCTCGACAGCGCCCACCAGCAGGGCATCATCCACCGCGACCTCAAGCCCGCGAACCTCTACGCGCACCGCGCGGCGACGGGCGAGCCCGTGCTCAAGATCCTCGACTTCGGCATCAGCAAGATGCTCGAAGGCAACCCCGAGCACCTCACGCTCACGCGCACGGGCACCGTCGTCGGATCACCCGCGTACATGAGCCCCGAGCAGGCCGCGGGCCGCGACGACATCGACGGCCGCGCCGACGTCTGGTCGCTCGGCGTCGTCATGCACGAGGCGCTCACGGCCACGCTCCCGCACGAGGCGCCGAACTACAACGCGCTCATGGTCCGCATCATGACGCGCGACGCGGACCCCGTGGCCTCGCGCCGACCGGACCTTCCTCCTGCGCTCGCCTCGATCATCGACGACTGCCTGCGCCGCGATCGGGATCGCCGTCCGACGGCCGGCGTGCTCGCGGCGCGCCTCGAAGCGGCCCTGCACGAGATGCAGCCGATGCGTTACGCCTCGCAGGGAAACGCGCACGGCGGCATGCGCCTACCGAGCGTGCCGCAGAGCATGCCGCGCCCGAACCTCCCCTCGGCGCCGGCCGCGCATGCAGCGCCCTCGCCGATGGATCCCATGGGCGCGACAGGCAACGCATCGAGCGGCCGCGGCGTGCTGCTCCTCGCCGCGGGCGTGGGCGTCGCGCTCGGGATGATCGCGCTGTTCGTGCTCAGCCGGTTCCTCTTGCACTAGCGCGGACGTGGGGCGCAGCCACCACCGCGCATCAGCGCCGAACGAACGAAGGGCCGCGTCAGCGGCCCTTCCTGTTCTGTGGGGAAGTGCAGTCCTTGGCGGTCGTCAAGCGCCAGCCCGTGCAATCAGCTCCAAGTCCTCTTCTGGCTGCTCGTAATGGATGAGCCCGTACTTGGGGAACAGGATCATCACGCCTCGCTTGAGATATCCCCACGCACTCTCTGGGTGTTCATCACTGTACTCCCCCGTATCTAAGGAGCAGACAACAACCCCGCCGTCATCGTCACCAAGTCTTACCCTGTCACCCAGCCTGACGTCCTGACCATCCCAATACTTCATGGCATGGCTCCGCAGTTAGTTGACAAAAGGCTCAATTGGGATCGCCCCAGGCGGTAGGCCCGTCGACGGCACAGCCCCTATCGATTGCCAAAAGCATTGGCAGATCTTCGGGTTCTGGTTGGCCTTGTAGATGTTGTGATGAGGTCCAACGACGCCATGCTGCGCCTTTCCCGGTGGCGGCGTGTCCAACGGGCGATACCCGATGGTGCCGACCGGCACAATTTTCCCGCGAACCGTCTTGCAAGGTGGACACGGCTGCTGCCGCTCCTCTTTCGATCTCAAGCTCTCCGCTACATCCCCGGCGATCTCCAGGGTGATGGCAAACAGCATCGTCGCCACGCCCGCTTCGATGAGGAGGTCGACGAAGACGATCGTCACGGTCGTCACGGTCACAATCACAACCTCCCCGATCGGCCCCCGCTCCGGCATCGTCTGCCCGTTCGCCTGGGCGAGCGGTCCTGACACCCGCCGCACCTTCAGGAGATCCTCCGGCACCGTCATGGCTCCCAGCGCGAGCCGCGTACACGCCGCAAGATCCGCATGGGGCACGCCCTTCGCCTTCACGTCGGCGATGTGGCCCTCTTGGTCGGCCAGCACCTTGTAATCAAACGTGTAGTGTCCCGCGCGAAGGTCGCCGCCGAACTCATCGACGCACGCTCGCAGGCGCTCCGCGGTGGCGTCCGGCACGCGCGGGCCCTCGCTCACCGCTGGGTATACGATTCTGCTCCCGCAGCCGAGCGGCACGAACGCCGCCGTCGCGCAGCCAAGGAGCCCCCAGGAGAGCAGGGTTCGTATGCGCGAGCACGTCATTGCCGGATGCGACCAGCTCCCCCGAATTCCGTCAACGCTCCGGGCAACGACCCCTCCGAAGGCCTCGACGCGGCATCTCCCTCGTCACCTGCGCATGCCCCGACCCTTCACGACCCCCCTCCCCGCCTCCCTGACCCTCCTGCAAGGGCGCATCCGCCGCCTCCTCTCCATCTTGACGCTCCCGCCCCGCTTTCGTTAGCGTCCTTCCCGCCGCCTCCTACCTCCCCCAACCTTCCCGGAGCGTCCTCCCCATGCGCCTGCCCAACGAGACAGCTTCCTCCTGGGTTCTCCTCACGTTCGCGTCCTTCGCGTGGTCTTCCCTCTGCGCCTGGGCGGAATTTCCGGACCTCAAGCCCACCGACCGGGCCGAGCTCGAAAAGCTCGCGCACTCCCTCAAGACCCACATCGACTCCCTCCTCAAAGAGGCGCGCGACACGCAGGAAGCCCAGCTCTTCGGCCGCCCCTCCGCGCAGGCCAAGCAAAACGCGACGCTCGTCTTGCTCAAGCGCAGGGTCGACGAGGCGCTTGCGCTCGTCACCATCCGCCTCGGTGGAGGCTCGAAGAAGCACCCGGCCGTCGCCTCCTTCCTGCCTGGCCTGCTCACGGGTTTTTCGCGCGCGCCGATCGACAAACGCGCCAAGCTCGCGAACGAGGCGGCCGGGCGCCTCGAAGCCGGCGAAGACTTTGGCGAGCGCGCGGGCCTCGTGGGCAAGCTGAAGGACGCCGCCGAGCGCGCGCAGCACGCGATCAACACCAACGACGGCGCGCAGATGGGCTGGTCGAAGGAGCGCTCCGAGGAGCTCGTCGCGAAGGGCCGGTTGCGACTGGAGCTCGAGCGCGTGCACCGATCGCTCGGCGCGCTCTTCCCGGGGCAACGGGACTTCGTGGAGTCGTTCTTCCTGAAGGGCGAGAGGCCGAGCGAAGGGACGAGCGAGGACGAGGCGACCGGGACGAACGAAGACGCGGAGGCGTGATCCGAGGGCGGAGCTCCGGACTCACGCCGTTTTTGGACGAAGTCCGTTCGAAGGTGCTGCCCCTGTTCCTGCGCTCGCCGCGGCCGCCTCCTGCTTCCACCGCATGCACGTCTTGAGGCCGTGCTTCAGGTTGCGGAGCGTCACGAGCTTCCCGAACGAAACCCCGAGCTCGACCAACGTCTGCGCGACGGAGGGCCTCACGCCGCTGAGCACACAGCGCGTGCCGAGCAGCTCCACGGCGCGCACGATCTTCAGCAGGTGATCGGCCGTCGCCGTGTCGAGCACCTCCACGCCGGTCACGTCGAGGATCACGTACCGGCCCCTCATCCGCACCACCGACTCCAGCAGCGCCTCCATCACCTGGGCCGACCGCTTCGAGTCGACGACGCCGATGAGCGGCAACGCAAGCACGCCGTCCCATACCTCCAGGATCGGCGTCGACAGCTCCTGCACGGCGATCCGCAGCCGCTCCAGCGTCTCGTTTTTCTCCCGCTCGGTCACGAGCTGCTGCGCCATCTCTCGCTCATACCGCCTGCGCTCGGTGATGTCGCGGAAGACCACCACGGCGCCGAGTCGCTCCCCTCGCTCGTCGTGGATGGTCCGCGCGCTCGTCTCGAGGAGGACGCCTCGCGGCTTGTTTGGGCTTCGGATGAACATCTCTGCGCGGTCCACCGGCTCGCCGCGCACCGCGCGATAAAGCGGAATCTCCTCCCTCGGGTACGGCGTCACGCCGTCCGCGTCGAAGATCCCGTACTTGGCCTCCCAGTCTTCGACGGGGACGCCGCCGGGCCCGCTCGATCCCATCATCGACGACGCGGCCTCGTTCACGTGCGTGATGCGACCTGCCGTGTCGCACACGACCACCCCGTCGACGATGCTCCGCAACGTCGCCTCGAAGACCTGCGCGCGCGCCGACAGATCCGTGACGAGCTGCTCCATCCGCTGCACGCGCTCCGCCGCGGCCCGCTCGTGCTCCGCCAGCAGCGCTTCGAGCGTCGCCACCCGCGCTCGCAGAACCGCGGTCTCGCTGTCGAGGGTCACGGGGCGCACGAGATCACCTCCTCTCGTGCCTCGCGTGGCGCCTCGCTCAGCGTGCTGTCCTCTTGCTCGGCGAAGGACCACGGCAGGATCGCGAGCTTGATCGCGAGCGCGAGCGGCCGGAAGAGCTGCGCCGTCGCCCGCGTCACGTGCACCTTCGAGAACAGGAGCACGGCGAACATCTGCCCGCTCGGCAGAACACCCCCGCAGCCGACGACCGACCGGATCCCGTGACGCTCCACGAAGCCCGCCTTCGCCGGCACGTACGGGCTCGCGGCGGCGTGCTCCACGTAAAACACGTCGTACGTCTGCTCGGCGAGCTCCGTGAACCGGGCCGGCCGCAGCACCGAGCTCGTCGTGATCCCGAGCTGCGTGCAGAGCTGCGCGATCATCGGCATGCGCGCGAGCGCCTCCTCGCTCGGCAGAGGAATCGCGAGGTGCCCGGCCGACGCCCTCGGATCGTTCCAGGCCGGTTCGTCGCCGGCGCTCGCCAGCAATTGCAGACACGTCGTGTCCGGCGCGAGCGCCTCGCAGGCGGCCATCCGCAGCGCGAACTTCCGCCGCTCCGCCGGCAGCGCGTCGAATCGTTGGGTCTCGAAGAATCTCACGAGCGCGCACGAGCGCGCGCCCGTCGCGGGGCGTGCGAGGCTCTCGTAGAGCGCGCGCACGACACGCCCGGCCGTGTCTTCCATGCTCCGGGCGCCTTCTCCAAGGCCGCGCAGCATTGCGCCGAAGCTGATCATGTCATCGAGCGAGAACGTCGAAAGGTCGTGCATCGAAACCTCCCCCCGGAGTCTCCGCACCCGCCGCCTTTCGTTCGTCCGCGGAATCTCTCTATCGCGCGGACGAAAGCCGGCATATCGAGGATGATTCGAACACCAACCGTGGACAAC
Protein-coding sequences here:
- a CDS encoding GNAT family N-acetyltransferase: MLVIPPRADLRAQPIETPRLLLAPVDPADSPEVWLAVNGSRPLLSKWLPWVQYYTEPASSVRFTEACVADWDQGRAVRFAIRERAGRTFAGVVGLESCVHMHRSCELGYWLRKESMRRGLMTEAARAAVEFAFRYMGAHRVRVAAATDNHASLRVIGRLGFRFEGIARQAEWCENRWLDHAVFALLGTDPRPT
- a CDS encoding serine/threonine protein kinase, producing the protein MASPTSTKLPVGTILSGKYKITREIGRGGMAAVYEAENIDIGKRIAIKVLAQELTTSMVVVERFFREARAAAAIRSPYICDVYDSGRLEDGPPFLVLELLEGESLYERMTKVRYFDVPTTLAIITQVCRGLTKAHAANIVHRDLKPENIFLGKDEDGQLLAKILDFGLAKFYTPLDGSGGPQQARLTREGAVFGTPAYMSPEQVRGQGAVDHRADLWALACIVYECFTGRTVWQTEQGVAMTFAQIASAQPPDPLVYRPDLPPTFKAWFDKALDRKIDHRFQTAREFAEELSAAFETARPEFSGLFPTDQLNSLGRTVPAPPPSKAGLTATGSDLPMVSMAPPSSTMPNPFGSMPPPSVRGGPTSEGGSPRHTKSTFEAPPGTLEPLGPGLSQAPPRPKTAALGIVTVLVLVALVGGGYAAWSKFGPASKGGEVGTVSSSTPSGSASVVAPQASASSSVRPVSSSEASPSSSSLPWRPLVADAQATLAKGDHKGALKLLKDAFDKGGHGVPRTMLEHVQVAISGDAAKSPCTLMGLARPRSYDLGSAQPRRVAAGRPWIALGPRGPIMVWTDTHEGPEHAFAVALDEALRPLSDPIDVTPEGGAVTRPVVTAFDDQLVLLYADGHGAEAGVHARLLDPDGRIGGPMVNIAPLRGPSSGTSMQRAADGTFVVAWTAETDTGNDELFLRKLSPKLEPQGEPVRATDFVPTGPQKPRVRSPMVGIAGDAAHVSFRLERTPNQIAYHMRLPLADVGKGVEARKKGDRNDRWIGDTIVVNTDKSKADMTGIACSKDACFLVWDGESNSGVSAAYLDAANAQPLWRDKRFSKLGGHPAVGVDASGNARIVWFEKGGVMTAPISRDGVGPSTKIARVSGAQPSPAIITGKAPGEWFIAWLDFEAGQLEPYAARFVCK
- a CDS encoding P-II family nitrogen regulator encodes the protein MKKVEAIIKPFKLDEVKDALAEVGIQGMTVTEVKGFGRTGGKKEVYRGSAYVVDFVPKVKLDIVVPDHMVQSVIDAIEKSAKTGRIGDGKIFVVPVDEAVRIRTGERGEDAI
- the glnA gene encoding type I glutamate--ammonia ligase, with the translated sequence MKPKDVIQFAKDHDCKFVDLKFIDLPGIWQHTTIPASRLTEDMFEEGIGFDGSSVRGWQPINASDMSMTPDPSTAKIDPFHAQKTLSLICKISDPVTGQPYGRDPRYIAQKAENHVRATGIADTTFFGPEAEFFVFDSVRYDNSPRGAFYEIDSDEAVWNTGKAGPNLGHKIRHKEGYFPVSPTDSLGDVRGDMMTTLIESGVSVEVGHHEVASAGQCEIGVRFDKLTTMADTLMWFKYVVKNVAKRHNKTATFMPKPLFGDNGSGMHCHQSLWKDGKPLFAGDGYAGLSDIGLWYIGGILKHAKALAALTNPTTNSYRRLVPGYEAPVNLAYSSRNRSAAIRIPVAAGNSPKGRRIEVRFPDASCNPYLAFAAMMMAGLDGIQNRIDPGDPLDKDIYALSPEELKEVPKCPGSLDEALTALERDHEFLLRGDVFTRDIIHTWIEYKRERELDAVRLRPVPYEFFLYYDT
- a CDS encoding serine/threonine-protein kinase, whose protein sequence is MNPGDLIQSRYRLVRMLGSGASGTVWAAKNELIDREVALKILHPDVAADAVSLQRFFNEAKASGRVRSPSIVEILDLGQAEDGSPFLVFELLHGEGLDAWIARERMLDPAMLAELFVGVVRALDSAHQQGIIHRDLKPANLYAHRAATGEPVLKILDFGISKMLEGNPEHLTLTRTGTVVGSPAYMSPEQAAGRDDIDGRADVWSLGVVMHEALTATLPHEAPNYNALMVRIMTRDADPVASRRPDLPPALASIIDDCLRRDRDRRPTAGVLAARLEAALHEMQPMRYASQGNAHGGMRLPSVPQSMPRPNLPSAPAAHAAPSPMDPMGATGNASSGRGVLLLAAGVGVALGMIALFVLSRFLLH
- a CDS encoding STAS domain-containing protein; translation: MRPVTLDSETAVLRARVATLEALLAEHERAAAERVQRMEQLVTDLSARAQVFEATLRSIVDGVVVCDTAGRITHVNEAASSMMGSSGPGGVPVEDWEAKYGIFDADGVTPYPREEIPLYRAVRGEPVDRAEMFIRSPNKPRGVLLETSARTIHDERGERLGAVVVFRDITERRRYEREMAQQLVTEREKNETLERLRIAVQELSTPILEVWDGVLALPLIGVVDSKRSAQVMEALLESVVRMRGRYVILDVTGVEVLDTATADHLLKIVRAVELLGTRCVLSGVRPSVAQTLVELGVSFGKLVTLRNLKHGLKTCMRWKQEAAAASAGTGAAPSNGLRPKTA